The stretch of DNA AGGGGGCGATGGTGGCGGTATCACAGGCCGGGACGACCGTTCTTCCCCTGCCATGCGGCGGGCTGATGGCGACGGCGCCGTATGGAGAGGTCGTCGCCGCTCTCGACCGCCTTGCAGAGCAGACACGTTCGATGGGGGCGATCGAGAACCCGTTCATGTACCTCTCGTTCCTGGCCCTCACCGTGATCCCGCACCTGCGCATCACGCCCCGCGGCGTCTTTGACGGCGACGCCTTTGCCGACGTCCCCCTCTTTCAGGAGGAGCCATGAACGACGAGCATATCATCGAGGCGATAGGAAGGACGCGGGTCGTCGTGCGGGACGGGCAGGTCGTGGAGGTCGGCGACCCCCTGATCCGCGCCTGCCCCCTGGCCGAGCGCTTCGGCAGACCGGTGCGTGAGATGACGAAAGAGGCGATCCGGGAGAACATCGAGGAGCGGATCCGCTCGTTCGGGATGTGCACCCCTGACCGCCAGGTGCTCGCTGGCCCGGATTTCGTCCTTTTCGGGGCTTCTGAACTCATATCCTGCGCCATGCGCAGGGCTCTGCTCGACTGTGCCGTCATCGCCTGCGACGGTGCAGGCACGCTGGTCGCACAGAACCCCGCGCTCGTCCAGGGCATCGGCGGGAGAATGTCCGGTCTGGTGAAGACCTCACCGATCCTGGCGGTGATCAGGCGGATCGAGGAGAACGGCGGCCGCGTCCTCGACCCGGCGACGGCGGCGATCGACCAGGTGGGAGGCGCGGCCTTCGCCCGTGAACTCGGGTGCAGAAAGGCGGCGGTCACGGTCGCTGGCGCCGGCGATGCAGAGAGGATCCGCCGCCTCTTCCCGGAAACCCTGATCGTCGGCGTCCACACCACCGGGCTCTCAGCAGAGGAGGCCGAACGCCTTGTCGCCGCCGCCGATATCGTCACCGTCTGCGCATCGCGGCACCTCCGCGAAGCGGCCGGAAAGGTGGCGCTCCTCCAGGGCGGGGCCGCGATCCCGGTCTTCGCCCTGACGCCGCGGGGTAAGGACGTCATTCTCGAGAAGATCCGGGAGACCGACGTCCCGGTGTTTATCAAAGCGGAGCGGCTCCCGGTCGCCGGGAAACGCGAACCCGAACCCCTCATCTGATCTTTTTTGAGTTGAACCGGCGGGTTCAGGGAATGCCCCCCGGAGTTCCAGGGCTGATCTCAGCCGATTTGGGCAATATATCTGCTGATGCGCCCGAACATTTACCGGAACAGTATAACCCATCGGGGGTCATGCATGAAAAAGATAGTTTCGATTGTTTTGATGATGTTCTGCCTGCTCACCGGCTCAGCCGCTGCGGCAGAAACGAGCAGTTACGATGCCGCAGCCATGGTGGCGGTTACCGATGTGCAGATCAGCCCTGACGTGCTGATGAACGGCGACACCGCCACGGTCGCCGTCACGGTAAAGAACACCGGGAGCGCAAGTGTCTCCATATCCCGGGCAACATTCTTCGGCACCGGGATCTCGGTCCAGAACACCCAGACCTACGACGCCGTCGGCGACCTGGGCCCCGGGACCACGAAGACGTTCACCTTCACCATCAAGGCCGACGGTTCGGAGACCGTCTATTACCCGACGTTCTACCTGGACTTCAGGGACGCCGGAAGCCTCCGCTACCCGGTCGCCGTGAAGGTGCAGGACGAAGAGGTGCAGATATCGGTCCAGGAGATGCCCGATGTCTTCGCCGCCGACAAGAAAGAAACAGTCACGCTCCTGATAGGAAACCCGCGCGAGAACGCCGTCAGCGGCGTGACCGTCGCCCCCGCGGGCGAGGCGATCCAGAGCACCCAGTCGAGTTCCTTCATCGGCAACCTCGATCCCGACGGATCGGCGACTGTCTCATTTGACATTGCGGCATCGCACTCCACCGACCTCACCTTCACGGTCACCTACCGCAACGGCATGAACACGCACACCTCTACCATCACCGTCCCGATAGAGGTGGGGACGTCCAAAACGGCCCCGATCATGGTGGTCAACAACCTGGCCCTGAGCAGTTCAGGCAGTTCATACGAGATCAGCGGCGACCTGAGCAATGCCGGCCTCGAGGACGCCTATTCGGTGATCGTCACCGTCGGCAGCCCGGCCCAGGGGGCGGACCCGTACCCCTCCTACGTGATCGGCTCCCTGGATTCAGATGATTTCTCGAGTTTCGAGGTGACGTTCACCGGCCAGGGCCTCACATCGGTGCCGGTCATCGTCCAGTACAAGGATGAAGACGGCAACGATTACACGACGGCCTATACCATGAAAATGAACGGCGCCACCGCCGCCACCGGCGATACGAGTGCGTCAGCATCTGGTTCAGGGCGCATGAGCGCCGCACCCGGCGGCGGGGGCCCCGGCGGCATGGGGATGTTCGGCATGTCGGGCGGCGGCCTCGGGACCATACCGTTCACCCAGATCGGCATCCTCCTCGTCGTCCTGGTCGTCGGCCTTGTCGGATGGCGCAAGGGCTACCTCGGGCGCGCCCGCACGGCCCTGAAGAACCGGATGAAGAAGGAGTGAGTGGAGAGAGATGAGCAGCGTTCCGGTCATCAGCCTGAAGAACGTCGTCAAGGTGTATCCCCTGCCTGCAGGGGACGTGACGGCGCTCAGGGGGATCTCGCTCGACATCATGGAGGGGGAGTTCGTGGCGATCATGGGGCCGTCGGGGTCAGGAAAGTCCACCCTGCTCAACCAGATCGGCAGCCTGGACGTCCCGACCTCCGGCGACCTCTTCATCGCCGGGAGGAACATCAGGGAGATGAACGACGACGAACTCACCGATATGCGGCGGGACACGATCGGCTACATCTTCCAGAAGTTCAACCTCATCCCCCTCCTCACCCTCTACGAGAACGTGGAATACCCGCTGATCCTGAAATACGGGAAGCGGGACACGACCGGGAGACCGATCGAACTGCTGCGGATGGTCGGACTGGAGGGGTCGATGATCGAGCACAAACCCACCGAGATCTCGGGCGGGCAGCAGCAGCGGGTGGCGATCGCCCGAGCGCTTGCCAACGACCCGAAGATCCTCCTCTGCGACGAACCCACCGGAAACCTCGATTCAAAGACGAGCGAGCAGATCATGGATCTCCTCACCGATCTGAACCGGCAGGGGCGCACGATCATCATGGTCACCCATAACCCGGAGACGGCAGAATACGCCCACCGCACGATCGTCATCAGGGACGGGAGGATCGCCCTATGACCGGGAACGTGATCTTCGATCTCTCGGTCAGGAACGTGAGGCGGCACTTTCTCCGCTCGTTCCTCGCCGCCATCGGGATCGTCATCGGGGTCATCGCCATCACCTCCCTCGGGATCATGGGGGCGAACCTGACCCTCTCGGTCACGGCGACGCTCTCGGAGAACAGCGACATCATCAAGGTCTCGCCGGGCGGAGGGCCGGGAGGCGGCGGCGGACCCGGGTTCGGCGGCGGAGGAGGAAGTGACGAGGAGGAATATATCGACGAGAGCCAGTTCAAGGATATCAAACAGGCCGCAAGTCCGAACACCGTGATACCGGTGTATTCGGAGTCGGATACGATAACGGTCGGTGACCTGGAAGGCCGGGCGACGGTCTACGGTCTTGACCCGGACGATATCGCCACCCTGCTCACCGTGGCGAACGGCACCTTCCTGAAGAGCACGTCGACGGCGCTGGTGGGCCCCACCCTGGCCGAGCGCTACGAACTCAAGATCGGGAGCCGGATCACGATCGGCGACGAAGACAGCGACGAGGGCACGAGCACGGTCAGGGTCGCAGGGATTCTCGAAGAGCGCGGCATGACCTACGATATCTCCACCGACAACGCGATCGTCGTTTCCGATCGCTGGTTCACCGGGTTCTACGGCGGCGAGGGGGAATACAGCGAGGTCATCGTAAAACTCGACGATATCAACGATGTCGATGCGGTCGAAGAGGCGATCGACGACCAGTTGAACCGTAAAGAGGACGAGGTCACGATCTCGGACGCATCGCGGATGATGGACTCGATCACCTCGTCGATCTCGACGATCATCTCTATGATGATGGGCATCGGGGCGATATCGCTTCTTGTCGCCTCGGTGAGCATCTTCAACGTGATGATGATGTCGGTGACCGAACGGATCAAGGAGATCGGGATCCTGCGGAGCATCGGCACCCGCCGGAGCGTGGTGCGCCGGATGTTCCTGTACGAGGCGTTCATCCTGGGGATGCTCGGGGCGGTCGTCGGCGGGATCCTGAGCATGATCATCGGGTATCTCGTCGTCCTCGTCATGATCGGGACGACGGATTACTTCTTCACGTTCGACAGTCTGATCTATATCCCGTACGGCATAGCGGTCGGGATCGTCGTCTGCGTGCTCTCCGGGGTGTACCCGGCGTGGAGTGCGGCGAACCTCGATCCGATCGAGGCGCTGGCGACCGAGTAGGGGGAGGGGGAAACGACCCCATTTTTTATTGTGGCATGGTGCAATGACTACATTGATCAGGTAGAGGGAGGATGAGCATGGAGCAGGAAGAAGGGCAGCATACCCTCGTGATGGAGAAGGACCAGGACTTTCTCGACGAACTCTCGGATTATCTCGATGTCCTCGGGAACGCCACGCGGCTGCGGATCCTGAAGTCCATCGAGCGGACGCCCAAGGACATGAGGACGATCTCGCGGGAGATCGAGACGAGTTACGAGAACACGAAAAAACATATCGACAAACTCCTCCTTGCCGGTGTGATCAGGAAAGAAGCCGGAATGAGCGCTCCAACCTCGAAAGGGATCCACCCGGTCTGGAAGTATTCGGTGATCCCGGGCGGGCTTGAGGCGATCATCCAGAACCTCGGGCTGTTCTCGAATCTTCAGGTCAGTTTCGGGGATCTCGGCCTCTCCAGACGGATCGAGGATGTTCTCGGGCAGGTATCGGAAAAACTCGGGACGGCGGCACCGGTCGTCGTGCTCCTCGGCGGCCCGGATGACGGAAAGATCTTTGCGCTTGGAGCGGAGATCATCAGCATCGGGAGGGAGGACGCGGCGGCCGTGCCATCTGATCCGGAGCGGGAGATCGTCCTCTCAGAGGAGTATGCAGCGGTCACGCGGGTCTCCCGGCCGCACTGCCGTCTCATTCATTCGTCGGGGCTGTGGCAGATCGAGGACTGCGGCAGCACCGGCGGGACGTTCGTGAACAATACCCGTCTGGCCGTCCATACAAGGACAGCGATCCGCGACGGCGATATCATCGATCTTGGAAAAGGTGTCAGGGGGGCCAGGCTTGTCTTCAGGGTTCCAAAAGAGGAGGAAAAAGCCTGAAACCATCAATTTTTCTGATCCCTGCTTCATGCACGCCTGCATGTGAACTCCACCGCGCCTGTGGGGCGTGGCTTCCCGCTCCGCCTGAACGCCCCCGCAAGATAAATAGTGAGCAGAAAAATAGTACCGACTGAAGCGGGACATGCCGGGGATGCAGGCCCACGGACAGCGGAGAACAACGTATGAAGATGCATAAAAGAGGAGCAGCAGTATGGATTCTTGTTCTCCTCACCCTCTTCTGCAGCGTTTGTGGATCTGCTGCCGGGGACGGGAGTGCGGGCGCTTCCAACGAGACAGTCCAGAGCGATCAGTATCCGCATTTCCGCCCGGACACCAGCCTGAGGGAAGATGGATCCTCCGTGATCAGGAGCGTGCTGCAGTCGCTCACCCAGAGATCGCTCTACCTGCCCGATCCTCCGGTACTCGATACGATCGATGCCAATGCCACGATCACTCCTTTCCCTGACCGGATGCCCGAGCGAATGGAGAATGAGACAGAACGGGATCGATCATTCGGCCCGATCCCGGCGCTGGAAATCACGGGGGCGTACGTGATATTTTTGCTCACCTTCGGGCTCTCGGCGCTGCTGCTCATCCTGCTCTCAAGGGCAGGGAGGCGGATATCGGCAGGCTACGTCCTTGACTGTCCGCGATCGGTCTCCATCGCTCTTGCAGGGGGTTATCTCATCCTCGGGCTCACCGCGGGATTTTTGTCCATACCTGTGCTCTCTTTGTTCAGCGCATCCGTTCTGATGGGGAACCAGATCTGGGCCACCGGCGCGGCGGCGTTTCTGCTGGTCTACCTCCTCCTCGCATCGCTTCTTCTCTCGTATGCCGTATTCAACCGGAAGTCTTTTGTGCTCGTCCAGGCCGCCCACCCGATCCCGGCCATCGCTCTCCTCGTGACGCTCTGGATCGTCACAGAGCCCCTGTCCGGCGTGAACAGCCCGGTGCTGCTCCCGGGGTTCATGATCGCTTCGGCGCTCCTGCCCGGGATCCACGGGTATTGCATGAGGAAAGGGACCGCTCCTGTCCCGAATGCCGGCGGATCTTCCTCGGCGCCGACGATGGTCAGCGGCGGCATCTCTGCGCCGGTGAGAACCGGGAACGGATTCCCTCCCGAGCTGGACGACCGGTACATGGATGCCGAACTGGTGGGCAGGGGCGGGATGGCGCTGGTGTTCAGGGCGCAACGACGCGAGGACGGCGCAACGGTGGCGGTCAAGGTGCCGACGCGCTATGACGAGATGACCGGCCACTGCTTCATGAAGGAGATGCAGATCTGGAAGGGGCTCTCGCATAAAAATATCGTCGAGGTCTACGCCTACAACATCCTCCCGGTTCCGTACGTGGAGATGGAGTACGTCGGCCCGTCTCTTGCCGATATGAATAAGCCCATCCCGCCGGATGAAGCGGTCAGGATCATCAGGGGTGTCGCGGAAGGGCTTGCCTGCGCCCATGCGGCCGGGCTGATCCACCGGGATATCAAGCCCGGCAACATCCTGATCGCCCCTGACGGGACACCCAGGATCACGGACTGGGGGCTCGGCAAGGAGGTAGCCGACCGCAAGGAAACCCGTTTCATTGCATTTTCCCTGGATTATGCCGCTCCCGAACAGATCTCGCCCGGGACCTACGGGCGCGGGGACGCACGGACCGACATCTTCCAGCTCGGGGTGGTATTCTACGAACTGCTGACCGGGAGACTGCCCTTTGCCGGGGAAGGCGTGGGAGAGGTGAGCGTCGGGATCCTCACCGCCGAACCGGTCCCGCCCTCGGGGATCATAGACACGCTCGGTGCTTTTGACGGCATCGTCCTCAGATGCCTCGAGAAAAAACCTGACCGGCGGTATCAGTCCATCCAGGATCTTCTTTTCGACCTCGATGACGTCGAGGACAGGTCATTCTGAAGTCAGGAAGACCCACTACAACCACCCGGTTCAACCATGGCCCTGAGCCGTATCACACCTTAAATGGATGTATTCTGGGAATAGATATACTGAAAGGCCGATTTTTGATCAGGGTACACGGAAAGGCTACCGGTACCACCAGAGAGGTATGAGACATGACAACGAAAACACGCATCGCGGGGATCACGGCAATGCTCTGCATCTGTGCCCTGATCGCCGTCCCGGTAAGCGCCGCTCTGACCACCGGTCAGGGTGCGGGCGCTGGCCCCATGAAGGGCCATGGAGGCAACGGTCCGGGCACCGGGCTCCTTGACGCCCTTGCAGAACAGGGTTATGACACCACGGCACTCCAGGCGCTCCTCGACACCGCAAAGAGCGCACGGGAGAATGGAGACACCGAAGCCGCACAGGCGGCAATGGAGGAGTTCAGGGAGGCAGTGAAGAACGCAGTCGAGGAGACCGGCATTCAGGTCAGACCAATGGACAGGGAAGGACACGGCGCCGGGATCCTTGACGCCCTTGCAGAACAGGGTTATGACACCACGGCACTCCAGGCGCTCCTCGACACCGCAAAGACCGCCCATGAGAGCGGTGACACCGAAGCTGCACAGGCGGCAATGGAGGAGTTCAGGGAGGCGGTGAAGACCGCAGTCGAGGAGACCGGCATTCAGGTCGGACCCATGAACGGAGAAGACCGCGGCCAGCACCGAGCAGGCATGGGGCCGGGGGAACGGCAGAACCAGATGGAATCAGCCTGAGCATCGGCATTGGATAGAGCAGCATCGTGATGGAGAAAAGGGAGGGGAAAGACACCTGACACCAAGGATCACTCTCTTCCCCACCTCCTGGACGCTGTCCAGGACCGAGATCAGGAACGCAGGATACCACAAGAGTGGGTGCTCGGCACGATCATTTACAAACGTTTGACCGGAAGACTGCCTTTTGCCGGAGAATGCGTGGGCTAAATGAGCGTTTCGATCCTCTCCGCCGAACCTGCCCCTCCGTCCAGCATTACAGAAACACTCAAACATCTTTGATGGGACTGTCCTGAGATGCCTTGAAAAAACCGGACCGGCGGTATAACATCAGGAAACAGAAATCCCGCCGTCTGGTCACGCTCCCGTTCATTTCAGTTCGTGCAGGCAACGACGGCAGTGTCCCACGCTCAAACCGATCGGTTCAACGATCATCCTGAACCGTCCCTCGCATGAAGCCCGGGTATTTTAGAAATATATATGCTCGCCGGGAGATTTTTGATCAGGGTTCCCGAAAGGGGCCCGATACGATTTAGGGAGGTCATCAGAACCGTCGCCAATGAGACAGGGATTGAAATAGAGATGAAGAACGGTGAAACGCTTCTGTCAACAACAAGGATCCGGCATGGGGGCCAGGATCGACAAGCAGACCCAGACGCATAAACCAGAACACCAGAGTAGCATCATGGTGGAACAGGGAGGACAATGTTACCCGTGTCAGGGGGGTTCCTGTCTTCCCGTCCTTTACACCTGAGTTTTGACAGCATTCCCGATCTATCGATACACCTGACGTTCAGGGTGAAAACACCTATGGAAAAAAATCAGGACTCCGACCCGTTAACATCCCGGCGATCAGAAAAAGATCCGCAAACCCGGGAAAAAGAAGAGACGTTCTCCCTCTCCCGCTATCTGATCTCAATACTCGAGAAGCGGCGGTGACAACTCACATTCCTCTCGTCCGGGGCATCAGGATGAGAGCGACCGCGAGACGACCATCATGAAGAGCGAAATGCCTGAGGCATGCAGGTGCGGACCCATGCCATGCGAGACCGCCCACACACACCGGAGGTACGGTGAGACCATGATCCAGGACGGACAATTCCGGAGGCAGTACACGACCACCCAGCAAAAAGTGCTGACCTATCTCAAAAACGGCATAAAAAAAGGCGATCGCTATTTCAAGTCCAGGTATATTGCAAAAGACCTCGGGCTGTCATCCAAGGAGGTCGGGATGAACCTTGCGATTCTTGCAGAGACCTGCGAGGAGCTCGAGATCATCCGCTGGAGTTATTCGAACTCGACCACATGGATGATCCGCCAGCAGGCGAACGCACCGGATGGTGTCGGGTAAGAGCATGTCCGATCGCCAGTGAGAGGGCTTTCCCTGGGGAAAAAGCAACCATTTCTTCAAAAAAATCGTTCCTCATCAGGCAGGACAGTGCCGGTTCAGCACCAGAGGTGCAATTTCTCTTCGATGATCTCCGACCGCACCGGGCCTGGTACATCTGCGAAAAACCATTGATGCCCGATCCCTTCCTGGTGCCGCCCACCAGAGGATAGAACAGAATGGTTCAACCCATTTCCTGTCGTGTTTAATCAATAGAGCAAAGGCATTATGGAAATATATAACCTCAGAGGTCCATTTTTTCTTCGGGTGCTGGAAACGGCATCCACACACGAATCGGAGGGATCACCTGAAGAAAACGAGAAAGTGTCCTCAGGAGAGCGCCGCACGATACTCAAAACAGGTGGGCCTGATCTGAAGGCAGGTCCCTGAACTGCTACGAGTATAAAAGCTGCCTCCTCAACAACGGGAGGAGAAGGGAAGGAAGGATACCGCCTCATTCACCCTCCTCCCCACCAGGCGTCGGGGACCTGCGGGCCTGATCGTACGCACCGCCAGAGGTCAGGTGCAAAGGACATCCTGATAATGCCGTCGCAGGCCTGTTTCAGAGGATATGCCTACCTTTCGATTTTTAATCCCTATTCCCAACGAATTTAATAGACAACCCGGAGAAAAGAGGAACACACCGTGCAAAAACTGAAAGAAGAATTCTCACGATCACGGACCGCCTTTTTCGAGGAGGTGCGCACCCTCCATGAAGCATACGTACTGTCGCAGCCGGCACCCTCCGCAGGTGAGGAGGCACCGGCCGATTCAATCCTCGCTGCACTGGCGTCGGTGCTGGGGTATACCTGCCGGTCCTGCGAAGAGACCTCTGCATCCGGCTAAAAAAAGAGGAAGAGAGGGGTGAGAGTGGTCAGGTACGATATCTGCGGCATGACGCACGCCGGCCAGAAAGGCCGGAATGAAGATGCGTACGCCGTGATAGAGATCGCCGACGCATCCCTTCTCGCCGTTGCCGACGGGGTGGGCGGGGAGGTGCACGGCGACCGGGCGGCGCAGATCGCGATCGAGAGTGTCACCGCTGCCTTCACCGGGACATACCGGCGGGGGATGGAAAGGGGAGAGATCAAGGATCTTCTGGCGTCCGCCTTTGCCGAAGCGGACCTGCGGATCAGGGAGACGGCGAAGAGCGAGGGAAGAATGGGAACGACCCTTGTCGCCGCCATCATCACAAACCGCTGCGTCGTGATCGCAAACTGCGGAGACAGCCGGGCGTTTGTCACCGGGACCGGCATGAGATTCAGGACGCGGGAACACACGTTGGTACAGATGCTGCTCGAACAGGGGTCCATCGACGCCGCGGAGGCGAGGCATCACCCCCTCAGGAACGTGATCGTCCATGCGCTCGGCATCACGATGACGGTTGACCTCTATGAAGAGGATCTCCGGCCAGGAGAGATCCTGGTCCTCTGCAGCGACGGCCTTCCAGACGAAGCGGCCCGGGAGATCCTCTCTTCAGGGGCTGAAAGGGGGAGCGAGGAGATCGCGCGGGAACTCCTGCAGGGGGGCATCGCCAGATCAGACGACGACGTGACTGTTGTCGTCTTGAAAGAATAGGTCTATTTTATGCGATCAGCGCCAGCCAGGCGAGGAGCAGGGCGACGATCACCGGCTGGTGGATGAGATAGATCAGGAGCGAGTTTCGTCCCATTGCGCAGACGATCTCAGACCCGGCCAGATTGAACGCAGGCAGAAAAAACCGTCTTTTACCGCCGGGATAGAGGAGGAACCCGGCGCCCATCCCGATCAGCGCAACCCCGAGCCAGGGGATCAGCGGCACATAGTCCACGCTGTAAAAGACAGCCGGATGGATGCCGAGGGGCACGAGCCAGTACGGTCCGGTCACCCTGTCGAGGGGGAGGGCCGCAAGCACGATCCCTGCCCCCATGAGAAGGTTCCACCTCCCGAACCTGAGGAAGAAGGGGGCGAGGATGATCGCGGTCCCGATGAGGTGGAGGATGCCGAAGACGATGAACCCGTCGCCGATGAAGAGCCAGGTGGCAATGGTGGCGAGCAGCCCGAACGCGAAGATCTTTGCGCCCCTCCGCCCATAGTCCAGCCAGAGAGAGAGGCCGGTTTCCCGGTCTTTTCGTCTGGCATAGCTGATCGGCAGGGACAGACCGGCAAGGGCGATGAAGAGGGTGGCGGTGGCAAGGGCAAATGAGCGCCAGAACCCGCCCAGCACATCGATCGCCGCGACGCCGAAGAAGGCGAGATCGAAGAGGAGATGGTAGACGACCATCATGATGATGGCGACGCCCCGCAGGAAGTCGATCTCCCGGAACCGACGGGGGGAGGTGTGGGTGGAGATTAGGCCCAGCACCCGTGCTGAAAGGGTGGGGAGGTGCTGGATCATCGGATCTCTTCCCCCTTCATGCCCCTATCCCGCCAAGCCATCGTTTGCGCACCGTTCCAGGTACTCTTTGGAGAGGGGGGGCATCAACATATCTCACCCGGACGCCATATCCAGGCCCTGCCGGAGAGAACGCTCCCTGACGCTTTCCGCGCCGCACGGCTCCCTTGGCCGGGGGGGCGGGAACAATCGGAGACGATCGCTCCGTCCGGATAAATACAGATATTAGATATCTTATCGTGGATCAATGTTATCGAAATGAATCGTTTCGAAGAGACGGGATCCAACCGGCAGACGGTGAGGAGCCGGCGATGATCCGCCTGCTTCTTGTGGACGACGATCCCTCCTTGCTCGATATCGGGAAACTATTCCTCAAAAAATCGGGAGCGTTCAGTATAGAAACGGCAGAATCTGCCGTAACGGCGCTGGAGATGCTGGCAGTGCACCCGTTCGACGCCGTCATATCGGACTACGAGATGCCGGTGACGGACGGCATCGCATTTCTCAGGGAGGTCAGGCGGCGATACCGGGACCTTCCGTTCATTCTCTTCACCGGCCGAGGGCGTGAAGAAGTGGTGATCGAGGCGCTGAACAGCGGTGCGGATTTTTATGTCCAGAAAGGAGGGGACCCGGTTTCGCAGTTCGCCGACCTGACGCACAAGATCATGCAGGCCACAGAAAAGAAAAAAACAACGGACGCACTTGAAAGAGCGGAAGAACGTTACCGCCTCATCATGGAAGGCATCTTCGACGGCATCACCACCGCGAGCCCGGACGGCATCATCACGTACGCCTCGCCATCAATGACGCGGATCACCGGTTACCCCACCGAAGAGATCGTCGGACACTCCTTTCTGGAGTTTGTCTCGGCAGGGGACAGGGAACGGCTGATGAGCCATTTCGTCCGCACACTGGCAGGAGAAACTGCAGAGGGGCTTCAGATCGCTCTTTGCCAAAAGAGCGGAGATATCGCCCACGTTGAAATGAACGGAGGCCCTTTGATCCGCAAAGGGAACGTAGTCGGCGCCCAGAGCGCCATGCGCGATATCACCAGCCAGAAAAAAGCAGAAATGTCCCTGAAGGAAGAAAAAAAGCGGCTCGAATGCATTATCAATGGGGCGGGGCTTGCGATCTGGAACTGGAACCTGGAGACGGGGGAAGTCTATTACAACGATTATTATCTGGAGATGCTCGGTTACGCGCCCGGAGACGCTCCGTCAGGGGATCTGGAATGGATTATGCTCGTCCACCCCGACGACCGGACAGAGATGGCGAGGGGCATGAGCGAACACCTCGAGGGAAAGACCCCCTATTATTCCTGCGAGTTCAGGCTCAGGGGAAAAGACAACTCCTGGATACGGGTGCACAGCGCGGGAAGAGTGGTGGCGGAGGACAGTGCCGGCCGACCGCTGCGCGTGAGCGGCGTCCACCAGGTGATCAGGAAACCCGGCACGAACAGCACCTCATCCTGACGGCGAGGATCAGGCAACCGGAATAAGGGTGAGGGCGGCGCCGACGACCAGCGGGACGACAAGGTTGTCGTCTATCGGGGAGATCAGTTCGGCGACGGCGGCGACGGCGGAGGCGGTCAGGGCGGCGACCGGCCCGGTGAACGTCAGGAGGACCGCACACAGGACGGCAAAACCGGAGAGCGATCCTTCAAGCGTCCTGCCGTTCACAATCCGGTGCCTGCCGAAGCGGATGCCTGCAACGGTGGCGACAGCGTCGAGGATGGCAAGAGAGAGGACGGCGACGAACGCCACGTCTGGCCTGAATACGATCGAGCAGAAAAGCGCACTCGCCACAAAATAAAACGAACCTTTTCCCGGGAAGGCGCCGTCTCTCTCGAAGGCGCCGACCAGTTCGGCGATGACCGGGACATACCATCCTTTCAGGTGTGCTTCAAGACAGACGAGACCGCCGAGGAGACCGGCGGCGTAGATCATCGAGGCCATCCGGGGATCAGGGATG from Methanofollis liminatans DSM 4140 encodes:
- a CDS encoding methanogenesis marker 8 protein; protein product: MNDEHIIEAIGRTRVVVRDGQVVEVGDPLIRACPLAERFGRPVREMTKEAIRENIEERIRSFGMCTPDRQVLAGPDFVLFGASELISCAMRRALLDCAVIACDGAGTLVAQNPALVQGIGGRMSGLVKTSPILAVIRRIEENGGRVLDPATAAIDQVGGAAFARELGCRKAAVTVAGAGDAERIRRLFPETLIVGVHTTGLSAEEAERLVAAADIVTVCASRHLREAAGKVALLQGGAAIPVFALTPRGKDVILEKIRETDVPVFIKAERLPVAGKREPEPLI
- a CDS encoding CARDB domain-containing protein; the protein is MKKIVSIVLMMFCLLTGSAAAAETSSYDAAAMVAVTDVQISPDVLMNGDTATVAVTVKNTGSASVSISRATFFGTGISVQNTQTYDAVGDLGPGTTKTFTFTIKADGSETVYYPTFYLDFRDAGSLRYPVAVKVQDEEVQISVQEMPDVFAADKKETVTLLIGNPRENAVSGVTVAPAGEAIQSTQSSSFIGNLDPDGSATVSFDIAASHSTDLTFTVTYRNGMNTHTSTITVPIEVGTSKTAPIMVVNNLALSSSGSSYEISGDLSNAGLEDAYSVIVTVGSPAQGADPYPSYVIGSLDSDDFSSFEVTFTGQGLTSVPVIVQYKDEDGNDYTTAYTMKMNGATAATGDTSASASGSGRMSAAPGGGGPGGMGMFGMSGGGLGTIPFTQIGILLVVLVVGLVGWRKGYLGRARTALKNRMKKE
- a CDS encoding ABC transporter ATP-binding protein — encoded protein: MSSVPVISLKNVVKVYPLPAGDVTALRGISLDIMEGEFVAIMGPSGSGKSTLLNQIGSLDVPTSGDLFIAGRNIREMNDDELTDMRRDTIGYIFQKFNLIPLLTLYENVEYPLILKYGKRDTTGRPIELLRMVGLEGSMIEHKPTEISGGQQQRVAIARALANDPKILLCDEPTGNLDSKTSEQIMDLLTDLNRQGRTIIMVTHNPETAEYAHRTIVIRDGRIAL
- a CDS encoding ABC transporter permease: MTGNVIFDLSVRNVRRHFLRSFLAAIGIVIGVIAITSLGIMGANLTLSVTATLSENSDIIKVSPGGGPGGGGGPGFGGGGGSDEEEYIDESQFKDIKQAASPNTVIPVYSESDTITVGDLEGRATVYGLDPDDIATLLTVANGTFLKSTSTALVGPTLAERYELKIGSRITIGDEDSDEGTSTVRVAGILEERGMTYDISTDNAIVVSDRWFTGFYGGEGEYSEVIVKLDDINDVDAVEEAIDDQLNRKEDEVTISDASRMMDSITSSISTIISMMMGIGAISLLVASVSIFNVMMMSVTERIKEIGILRSIGTRRSVVRRMFLYEAFILGMLGAVVGGILSMIIGYLVVLVMIGTTDYFFTFDSLIYIPYGIAVGIVVCVLSGVYPAWSAANLDPIEALATE
- a CDS encoding FHA domain-containing protein, whose protein sequence is MEQEEGQHTLVMEKDQDFLDELSDYLDVLGNATRLRILKSIERTPKDMRTISREIETSYENTKKHIDKLLLAGVIRKEAGMSAPTSKGIHPVWKYSVIPGGLEAIIQNLGLFSNLQVSFGDLGLSRRIEDVLGQVSEKLGTAAPVVVLLGGPDDGKIFALGAEIISIGREDAAAVPSDPEREIVLSEEYAAVTRVSRPHCRLIHSSGLWQIEDCGSTGGTFVNNTRLAVHTRTAIRDGDIIDLGKGVRGARLVFRVPKEEEKA
- a CDS encoding serine/threonine-protein kinase: MKMHKRGAAVWILVLLTLFCSVCGSAAGDGSAGASNETVQSDQYPHFRPDTSLREDGSSVIRSVLQSLTQRSLYLPDPPVLDTIDANATITPFPDRMPERMENETERDRSFGPIPALEITGAYVIFLLTFGLSALLLILLSRAGRRISAGYVLDCPRSVSIALAGGYLILGLTAGFLSIPVLSLFSASVLMGNQIWATGAAAFLLVYLLLASLLLSYAVFNRKSFVLVQAAHPIPAIALLVTLWIVTEPLSGVNSPVLLPGFMIASALLPGIHGYCMRKGTAPVPNAGGSSSAPTMVSGGISAPVRTGNGFPPELDDRYMDAELVGRGGMALVFRAQRREDGATVAVKVPTRYDEMTGHCFMKEMQIWKGLSHKNIVEVYAYNILPVPYVEMEYVGPSLADMNKPIPPDEAVRIIRGVAEGLACAHAAGLIHRDIKPGNILIAPDGTPRITDWGLGKEVADRKETRFIAFSLDYAAPEQISPGTYGRGDARTDIFQLGVVFYELLTGRLPFAGEGVGEVSVGILTAEPVPPSGIIDTLGAFDGIVLRCLEKKPDRRYQSIQDLLFDLDDVEDRSF